In Streptomyces sp. NBC_00483, a single window of DNA contains:
- a CDS encoding LLM class F420-dependent oxidoreductase → MRFLFHYPEAHGPDADMLDAGPLTEVARAAEQFGFSGLSFSEHPAPGARWLNHGGHQTLDPFVALSHASAVTSRLRLLTYLAVAPYRNPLLLAKQAATLDRLSGGRLILGLGAGYLKGEFHALGVDFEERNTLFDEVLDVLPLHWSGEPFSYAGRHFNVRDVQALPRPAQRPIPLWIGGNSRLTRRRVAERAQGWMPMSGGPELSTTARTPTLGPLPELAGAIAEVRDATATAGRGADVDVLHSYRDDALTDPTLDADRHRELFAALEKAGVTWTAVSCPNRSAAATLEFLEAFGTTYAG, encoded by the coding sequence ATGCGATTCCTGTTTCACTACCCGGAGGCGCACGGGCCGGATGCCGACATGCTGGACGCCGGCCCTCTGACCGAAGTGGCCCGCGCTGCCGAGCAGTTCGGCTTCTCCGGGCTCTCCTTCAGCGAGCACCCTGCCCCCGGCGCGCGGTGGCTGAACCACGGCGGGCACCAGACGCTCGACCCCTTTGTGGCACTCTCCCACGCGTCAGCGGTCACCAGCCGACTGCGGCTCCTCACTTATCTGGCCGTCGCCCCGTACCGCAATCCACTGCTGCTGGCCAAGCAGGCGGCCACGCTCGACCGGCTCTCCGGCGGGCGGCTGATCCTGGGTCTCGGCGCCGGGTACCTGAAGGGCGAGTTCCACGCCCTGGGCGTCGACTTCGAGGAGCGCAACACGCTGTTCGACGAGGTGCTCGACGTGCTGCCGCTGCACTGGAGCGGCGAGCCGTTCAGCTACGCGGGTCGGCACTTCAATGTCCGCGACGTGCAGGCCCTGCCCCGGCCTGCGCAGCGGCCCATACCCCTGTGGATCGGCGGCAACTCACGGCTGACCCGGCGCCGGGTCGCGGAGCGGGCGCAGGGCTGGATGCCGATGTCCGGCGGCCCCGAACTGAGCACCACCGCCCGCACCCCGACGCTGGGCCCACTGCCCGAACTGGCGGGCGCGATAGCGGAGGTGCGCGACGCCACGGCCACGGCCGGGCGCGGTGCCGACGTCGACGTACTGCACTCGTACCGCGATGACGCCCTCACCGATCCGACTCTGGACGCGGACCGGCACCGGGAGTTGTTCGCCGCTCTGGAGAAGGCCGGGGTGACGTGGACGGCCGTCTCATGCCCCAACCGGTCGGCAGCGGCGACGCTGGAGTTCCTGGAGGCGTTCGGGACGACGTACGCGGGTTGA
- a CDS encoding MarR family winged helix-turn-helix transcriptional regulator gives MDKPSHLVEFEHMVLGRHQLGSEKRRREAERMERSAYILLSRIRVQGPMSIGQLSEALLLDASTLNRQTASAMRAGLLERIPDPDGGMARKFRLTEEGERRLDHERATHIQELDKVFEDWPADDVETFAHYLQRFNTSIERLSGQPWPRS, from the coding sequence ATGGACAAGCCATCGCACCTGGTCGAGTTCGAGCACATGGTGCTCGGCCGGCATCAACTCGGCAGCGAGAAGCGGCGCCGCGAGGCCGAACGCATGGAGCGCAGCGCCTACATCCTGCTGAGCCGGATCCGGGTCCAGGGCCCGATGTCGATCGGGCAGCTCAGCGAGGCGCTGCTGCTCGACGCATCCACGCTCAACCGGCAGACGGCGAGCGCGATGCGAGCCGGCCTCCTGGAGCGGATCCCCGATCCCGACGGCGGCATGGCACGCAAGTTCCGGCTCACCGAAGAGGGCGAGCGGCGGCTCGACCACGAGCGCGCGACCCACATCCAGGAACTGGACAAGGTCTTCGAGGACTGGCCGGCCGACGACGTGGAGACCTTCGCCCACTACCTGCAGCGCTTCAACACCAGCATCGAACGGCTCAGCGGTCAGCCCTGGCCGCGCTCCTGA